One genomic region from Chthonomonas calidirosea T49 encodes:
- a CDS encoding GNAT family N-acetyltransferase: MQVQEYHEREALERLKPIWHMLQEAATNITPFQTWEWNEAWWRHVGTNRRARVLVFYHNREVIALAPLCVGRYLGTPLRRLEWIGTGSSDYLGFLALPGYEKAVAKALFNHLRTSLDGWNIADLQQLPPSSPLLDQTIWPSVVGVQSTEPCPYLPLPPRWEALTAQLGKKMRFNIGYYARLLQRTFPDMAFTLATQETLEESMEALFSLHQRRWNAKWLPGVFGSRRVQAFHKEVAGRFLDKGWLRLHVLQADGGVRAVIYCFAFRNKTYYYQAGFAPEYARYSPGTVLVAQAIRQAIEEGHVEFDFLRGQESYKYRWRPQERWNQRLLLLQAHGSVWERATLAGRIGFALNRLERFVEARVKSSLQKKGEASS; the protein is encoded by the coding sequence TTGCAAGTTCAAGAGTATCATGAACGCGAGGCCCTGGAGCGCCTTAAGCCAATTTGGCACATGTTGCAGGAGGCGGCCACCAATATTACGCCTTTCCAGACGTGGGAATGGAATGAGGCCTGGTGGCGCCATGTGGGAACGAATCGGCGTGCTCGCGTGCTCGTGTTCTACCATAATCGCGAGGTGATAGCCCTGGCTCCACTCTGTGTGGGGCGCTACCTTGGAACACCTTTGCGCCGTCTAGAATGGATCGGTACGGGTTCCTCGGATTACCTCGGTTTTTTAGCGCTTCCTGGCTATGAAAAAGCCGTGGCAAAAGCCTTGTTTAACCATCTCCGCACCTCATTAGACGGCTGGAACATTGCCGATCTTCAACAGCTCCCTCCAAGTTCTCCACTGCTCGACCAGACGATATGGCCTTCTGTCGTGGGAGTTCAGTCCACTGAACCCTGCCCTTATCTTCCTTTGCCGCCACGTTGGGAAGCATTAACGGCGCAGTTAGGGAAAAAGATGCGCTTCAACATCGGTTACTACGCTCGACTGCTTCAACGCACCTTCCCCGATATGGCCTTTACGCTCGCCACACAAGAGACTTTAGAGGAGAGCATGGAGGCTCTTTTTTCACTGCACCAACGACGTTGGAACGCAAAATGGCTTCCGGGTGTGTTTGGCAGTCGTAGGGTTCAGGCGTTTCATAAGGAGGTAGCCGGCCGCTTCCTCGATAAGGGATGGCTCCGGTTGCATGTTTTGCAGGCCGATGGAGGCGTTCGGGCTGTGATCTACTGTTTTGCCTTTCGAAATAAGACCTACTACTATCAGGCCGGTTTCGCACCGGAGTACGCCCGCTACAGCCCCGGCACAGTTTTGGTGGCTCAGGCTATTCGGCAAGCTATCGAGGAGGGTCATGTAGAGTTCGATTTTTTGCGTGGTCAGGAATCTTATAAGTATCGGTGGCGGCCTCAGGAGCGGTGGAACCAGCGGTTGTTGCTGTTGCAGGCGCACGGCTCCGTTTGGGAGAGAGCCACCTTGGCAGGGCGCATCGGTTTTGCATTAAATCGCCTTGAGCGGTTTGTGGAAGCCCGTGTCAAGTCGAGCTTGCAGAAAAAAGGAGAAGCCTCTTCTTAA
- a CDS encoding M48 family metallopeptidase yields MRRRHLVVLCVILLWLPMLSGCRTRSFLSTKQEIELGKEGAREVEQEFRVDTTSPDAERVRRIGESLLPHMDRRDVPYSFKVLISNQINAFSLPGGPVYVFRGLLDLVGNDDSALACVIGHECGHINARHVARHISTDIIHSALISILFPNANVQNAVGLVDQIIQLKYSRDDEYEADWRGLSYAYYAGYDPNGLIRFFHKLELVEKWEGGNNTPEWLQDHPLTPERIKRAEWIIAHHDYRYGH; encoded by the coding sequence ATGCGGCGTCGTCATCTTGTGGTGTTGTGCGTTATTTTGTTGTGGCTCCCCATGCTCAGCGGATGCCGCACACGGAGTTTCCTCTCCACAAAACAGGAGATTGAGCTTGGGAAAGAGGGTGCGCGCGAGGTGGAGCAAGAGTTCCGTGTGGATACCACTTCTCCAGATGCCGAAAGGGTACGGAGAATAGGGGAAAGCCTTCTGCCCCATATGGACCGGCGCGACGTGCCTTACTCCTTTAAGGTGCTTATCTCAAATCAGATCAACGCCTTTTCGTTGCCCGGCGGCCCTGTCTACGTCTTTCGAGGCCTTCTCGATCTAGTGGGCAATGACGATAGCGCCCTGGCCTGTGTTATTGGGCATGAGTGCGGGCATATCAATGCGCGCCATGTGGCACGTCATATCTCGACCGATATCATCCACAGCGCTCTTATCTCCATCCTCTTCCCCAATGCCAACGTACAAAATGCTGTAGGCCTTGTCGATCAGATCATCCAGTTAAAATACAGCCGTGACGACGAATATGAGGCTGACTGGCGTGGCCTTTCCTACGCCTACTATGCCGGCTATGATCCCAATGGCCTTATCCGTTTCTTCCACAAATTAGAGCTTGTGGAGAAGTGGGAAGGGGGTAACAACACCCCAGAATGGTTGCAAGACCACCCACTTACCCCCGAACGCATTAAGCGCGCCGAATGGATCATCGCTCATCACGACTATCGCTATGGGCATTAA
- a CDS encoding Gfo/Idh/MocA family protein has translation MYRCILAGLGGQGLFWLREVRKRNDCEIVAYVEPSSANQQRAIEQHGVPKERLFASLDDALEKVQADFVLDVTPPAVHHVIAEKAFAAGLHVLEEKPLSDNYATAKRVVEQGLKHGCKHMITQNYRFGSFPRTTRRLLAEGKIGKPGQCDIRFYIPWADIPGSHYVTQPYMLINDMMVHHFDMLRYVLGTEPESVQAITWNHPWGWHKGDAAHSIVFFYPDGLIATHVACGCAVGSQTGWNGDWRIEGPKGSIDWDKHQMTYSHLHRVEQPVQEKIEPLEVPPAHQAILDEFFTAIREDRDPECSAADNLKSLAMVFAAIKSAQEGRKVSLKEIG, from the coding sequence ATGTATCGCTGTATCCTCGCAGGGTTGGGAGGACAGGGCCTTTTTTGGCTGCGTGAGGTGCGCAAGCGCAACGACTGTGAAATCGTTGCCTATGTAGAGCCGTCCTCCGCGAACCAACAGCGCGCGATTGAGCAGCACGGTGTTCCCAAGGAGCGCCTTTTCGCCTCCCTCGACGATGCGCTCGAAAAGGTTCAAGCCGATTTCGTGCTCGATGTTACGCCTCCAGCCGTCCACCACGTTATTGCCGAAAAAGCGTTTGCTGCCGGCCTCCACGTTTTAGAAGAAAAGCCCCTCAGCGACAACTACGCCACGGCAAAGCGAGTGGTAGAACAGGGCTTAAAGCACGGATGCAAGCACATGATCACGCAAAACTATCGTTTCGGTAGTTTCCCCCGCACCACCCGACGCCTGCTTGCTGAAGGCAAGATCGGTAAACCGGGGCAGTGCGATATTCGGTTCTACATACCATGGGCCGACATTCCCGGCTCCCACTATGTCACGCAACCCTACATGCTCATCAACGACATGATGGTGCACCACTTTGACATGCTTCGCTATGTACTTGGCACCGAACCGGAGAGCGTACAGGCCATCACTTGGAACCACCCTTGGGGCTGGCATAAGGGAGATGCGGCGCATTCCATTGTCTTCTTCTATCCCGACGGCCTCATTGCCACCCATGTCGCCTGCGGCTGCGCCGTTGGCTCGCAAACCGGATGGAACGGGGACTGGCGCATCGAAGGCCCGAAAGGCAGCATAGATTGGGACAAACACCAGATGACCTACTCTCATCTGCATCGCGTGGAACAGCCAGTGCAAGAAAAGATCGAGCCTTTGGAGGTGCCGCCTGCTCACCAGGCGATTCTCGATGAGTTCTTCACGGCCATACGCGAAGACCGCGATCCGGAGTGCAGCGCTGCCGATAACCTGAAATCGCTGGCTATGGTGTTTGCAGCCATCAAGAGCGCCCAAGAGGGACGTAAAGTAAGTCTTAAAGAGATCGGCTAA
- a CDS encoding sugar phosphate isomerase/epimerase family protein has protein sequence MKIAVQLGLLPGETVADKAKWAKDHGVDGIELGAWGGLNQMRREAEQINGIVPISSVCGNADLDGHASFDFLDPDPNKRRKSIEGSKAILAFCGEVGAAGQICPPIFGGPRVPDLSPVMTPLEIEDKLMVAICREIGPFAAAHNTLFLLEPLNRYEQHYLRRQSDGVRVIEEANVEGIALLSDFFHMHIEETNTPQAFREAGKHVAHIHLADNTRMEPGTGDIDFVAAFKVLLDIGFTGYMAYECGITGSTPQEKAQNLAKSLDYVRNCIEQAKKS, from the coding sequence TTGAAAATCGCTGTGCAACTTGGACTTCTGCCCGGAGAAACGGTTGCCGACAAGGCCAAATGGGCCAAAGACCATGGAGTAGACGGCATCGAGCTAGGCGCTTGGGGTGGCTTGAACCAGATGCGTCGGGAGGCTGAACAGATCAACGGCATCGTCCCCATCTCCAGCGTCTGTGGAAACGCCGATCTCGATGGCCATGCGAGCTTCGATTTTCTCGATCCCGACCCCAACAAACGGCGAAAAAGCATCGAAGGCAGCAAGGCCATTCTAGCTTTTTGCGGAGAGGTGGGAGCAGCAGGTCAGATATGCCCGCCCATTTTCGGAGGGCCGCGTGTGCCCGACCTCTCGCCCGTAATGACCCCTCTGGAGATCGAGGATAAACTGATGGTGGCTATCTGTCGAGAGATCGGCCCCTTTGCCGCCGCCCACAACACTCTCTTTCTCCTTGAGCCGCTCAATCGCTATGAGCAGCACTATCTGCGCCGTCAGAGCGATGGGGTGCGGGTTATTGAGGAGGCAAACGTCGAAGGCATCGCGCTTCTTAGCGACTTTTTCCACATGCATATCGAGGAGACCAACACGCCCCAGGCCTTTCGAGAGGCCGGCAAGCATGTCGCCCATATCCATCTCGCCGATAACACGCGTATGGAGCCAGGCACCGGAGACATAGACTTTGTGGCCGCTTTCAAGGTGCTACTCGATATCGGCTTTACTGGTTATATGGCCTACGAATGCGGCATAACCGGCAGTACTCCACAGGAGAAGGCACAAAACTTGGCGAAAAGCCTAGATTATGTAAGAAACTGCATTGAACAAGCAAAAAAATCGTGA
- the dapA gene encoding 4-hydroxy-tetrahydrodipicolinate synthase, whose amino-acid sequence MHSARFGQVLTAMVTPFDSHGAIDDAAVERLVDYLFENGSDGLVVAGTTGESPTLSHEEKLHLFRLVKRCARGRGPVIAGTGTNDTRTSIRLTREAAEIGVDGALLVVPPYNRPSQEGLYQHFRAIAESVPGLPCLLYNVPTRTAQNIEAATTLRLAHDVPNIVGIKEASGNLLQCTEIAANAPQGFSLYSGEDGITLPMLSVGAGGVISVTSHLVGRDLKAMHQAFFEGRYAEAARLHAKMLPIARACFQPTTPSPAPLKAALAMLGLPVGGLRLPLVEANDRERAVIRDAMEQYGLLP is encoded by the coding sequence ATGCATAGTGCGCGATTTGGTCAAGTGCTTACCGCCATGGTGACCCCCTTCGATAGCCATGGGGCCATTGATGATGCCGCCGTAGAGCGCCTTGTAGATTACCTTTTTGAAAACGGTTCTGATGGCCTCGTGGTGGCTGGTACAACGGGCGAGTCGCCCACGCTAAGTCATGAGGAGAAGCTGCATCTGTTTCGTCTGGTGAAACGCTGTGCGCGCGGCCGTGGGCCGGTCATCGCCGGCACCGGTACCAACGACACCCGCACCTCTATTCGATTGACCCGTGAGGCCGCAGAGATCGGAGTGGATGGTGCTCTACTTGTCGTTCCGCCCTATAACCGTCCTTCACAAGAGGGACTTTACCAACATTTTCGCGCCATCGCCGAAAGCGTGCCCGGCCTCCCTTGCTTGCTCTACAATGTGCCAACCCGCACCGCCCAGAACATCGAGGCGGCCACCACCTTGCGGCTCGCCCACGATGTGCCGAACATTGTAGGCATTAAAGAGGCGTCGGGTAATCTGCTGCAATGCACCGAGATCGCCGCGAATGCGCCGCAGGGGTTCTCCCTCTATAGCGGCGAGGATGGCATCACACTGCCTATGCTTTCGGTGGGTGCAGGGGGCGTGATCAGCGTAACATCGCATTTGGTAGGACGAGATCTTAAAGCGATGCATCAGGCCTTCTTTGAGGGGCGCTATGCAGAGGCCGCACGTCTCCATGCGAAAATGCTGCCCATTGCTCGGGCCTGTTTCCAGCCTACCACCCCAAGCCCGGCTCCCCTCAAAGCGGCTCTAGCGATGCTTGGTCTGCCGGTGGGAGGGTTGCGTCTTCCTCTTGTGGAGGCCAACGATAGGGAGCGCGCTGTGATACGTGACGCGATGGAGCAGTATGGTCTGCTTCCCTAA
- a CDS encoding aspartate-semialdehyde dehydrogenase has translation MKTYHVAIVGATGAVGTELLRLLEVREFPVASLRLLASERSAGRTLPFRGQSLVVERLDANAFENVDIAFFSAGASRSRDFAPLAVRSGALVIDNSSAFRMDPAVPLVVPEINPEDICLHKGIIANPNCSTIILLMALAPLRKLAPIRRVVVSTYQAASGAGAQAMAELIEQTGDVLREKPIVPRVFPYPIAFNLFCHNTKIDETGYNEEERKMIFESRKILHDPHLKVTATCVRVPVVRAHSESVNVEFAPGTRPSLEEARKALEAFPGVALVDNREANHFPMPIEASGRDEVLVGRLRYDLSNENAIDLFVSGDQILKGAALNALQIAEWWIKEGSQHA, from the coding sequence ATGAAAACCTATCATGTGGCCATTGTGGGCGCCACGGGAGCTGTAGGTACAGAGCTGTTGCGGCTTTTAGAGGTACGTGAGTTTCCGGTAGCCTCGTTGCGCCTGCTCGCCTCGGAGCGCTCGGCAGGTCGGACGCTCCCATTCCGCGGTCAATCGCTTGTGGTAGAACGGCTTGACGCAAACGCCTTCGAGAACGTAGATATCGCCTTTTTCTCTGCCGGAGCCTCTCGAAGCCGCGACTTTGCTCCTCTTGCGGTTCGCTCCGGTGCTCTTGTCATTGACAACTCCTCTGCCTTTCGAATGGACCCAGCCGTGCCTCTTGTTGTGCCCGAGATCAACCCTGAAGACATCTGCCTACACAAAGGTATCATCGCCAATCCTAACTGCTCGACCATCATCCTCTTGATGGCGCTTGCTCCTCTACGCAAACTCGCTCCCATCCGTCGCGTTGTGGTATCCACCTATCAAGCGGCAAGCGGCGCCGGTGCCCAAGCCATGGCCGAGCTTATCGAACAGACCGGAGACGTGCTTCGGGAAAAACCCATTGTTCCGCGTGTGTTTCCCTACCCCATTGCCTTCAACCTCTTTTGTCACAACACAAAAATAGACGAGACGGGCTACAACGAGGAAGAGCGCAAGATGATCTTCGAATCGCGCAAAATTCTCCACGACCCTCACCTTAAAGTCACCGCAACCTGCGTGCGGGTGCCCGTGGTGCGCGCGCACTCGGAAAGCGTCAATGTGGAGTTTGCTCCAGGAACGCGCCCTTCACTTGAGGAAGCAAGAAAAGCGTTGGAGGCCTTCCCCGGTGTAGCCCTCGTGGATAACCGTGAGGCAAACCACTTCCCTATGCCCATCGAAGCCAGCGGCCGAGACGAGGTACTTGTTGGTCGGCTGCGTTACGACCTATCAAATGAGAACGCCATAGACCTCTTTGTCTCCGGCGACCAGATTTTGAAGGGGGCTGCGCTTAACGCTCTACAAATAGCGGAATGGTGGATTAAGGAGGGTTCTCAACATGCATAG
- a CDS encoding efflux RND transporter permease subunit, which yields MQWLAEVCVRRPVFATVLVLVLVVVGIYGYTQLQVDLFPKVDFPVVTVTVTEQGASPQEIETDVVDKIEEAVNTISGIDSLSSVSYDGVGQVIVTFVLEKDIDVAVEEVRAKVNEVLPDLPSDIKPPVIDKVDPDAAPILQLALSAPDNIRNISEYADKVLRRQIESIDGVGQVTLLGTRKRQINIYLNPYKLRSYGLTALDVERALQAQNLQTPGGDVDEGAVKLTVRTLGRVTSPQQFSDIVIAKGPGGSFIHVGDVAQVVDGTEEPSTVADLVEPGVSHPIPTVLLSIRKQSGLNTVATVQAVKQRLAEIRPTLPPGYNIRIVRDQSTYILASTREVMSHLKLGSLLAALVVLVFLWNFRTTIISGLAIPASIISTFVLLYAMGFTLNLLTLLGLTLAVGIVIDDAIVVLENIYRFIEEKGMRPFEAAIEATREIGLAVLATTLSLVAIFLPIAFMTGITGRFLKSFGLTMAFSILVSLFVSFSLTPMLASRWLKPRGLPGGTDAPEWMPVGVPGEEEPTEKRLVATSKQRGFFHWIDTTYTAILKWCLGGKWGWHRIFVLIACLLSLMSMAIVVPLVPKNFLPDNDQSQFQISVRAPEGTSLVATQALADRIARETLKLPDVEYAVVTIGDNPQKTQNLASIYVQMKQVEDRTDGYTQQDVQQMVRTEILPKYGNIRATAGPIPAFSSGAPQAAITYSLSGPDLNLLAQYSQQILTRLKKIPGVVDADTSLVLGVPEIDVVIDRQRAADLGVSVADLANTLHLLVGDQQVTDYFEGGEQYEVHMRAALQYRDNPEILKQLTVPSTTVGSVPLDQVVHLVQTTGPAQINRLNRQRNVLITCNILPGYSQQAIGAQIVKMFDQMHLPPQYRIIPFGTSRELIRAFKAFVVAFLLAIIFMYLILAAQFESWVYPIAIMSALPLTAPFAFLSIYLFHRTVNIFSILGILVLFGVVKKNGILQIDHTNQLRARGMNRFDAIIQANRDRLRPILMTTIAFVAGLIPLVLSKGAGAETNKDIGYTVMGGQTLSLLLTLLATPVIYSILDDLAILFYRVRGSAADGITQLIRRLRRR from the coding sequence ATGCAGTGGCTAGCGGAAGTCTGCGTGCGGCGACCGGTGTTTGCCACCGTGCTCGTCCTTGTTCTTGTGGTAGTGGGTATCTACGGCTATACCCAACTGCAAGTGGATCTCTTTCCCAAAGTGGACTTCCCCGTGGTCACCGTTACCGTGACAGAGCAGGGTGCCTCTCCTCAGGAGATCGAGACCGATGTGGTGGATAAGATTGAAGAGGCGGTGAATACCATCAGCGGTATAGATAGCCTCAGCTCGGTCTCTTATGATGGGGTAGGGCAGGTTATCGTCACCTTCGTGCTCGAGAAAGATATAGACGTCGCTGTGGAGGAGGTGCGCGCCAAGGTCAACGAGGTTTTGCCCGACCTTCCCTCCGATATAAAGCCGCCGGTTATTGACAAAGTAGACCCCGATGCTGCGCCCATTCTTCAGTTAGCGCTCTCTGCGCCGGATAACATTCGTAACATCAGCGAATATGCCGACAAGGTGCTGCGCCGCCAAATCGAGTCGATAGATGGCGTAGGGCAGGTGACGTTGTTGGGTACGCGCAAGCGCCAGATCAATATCTATTTGAACCCCTATAAACTGCGCTCTTATGGCCTTACCGCCTTGGATGTGGAACGGGCTCTACAAGCTCAGAACCTGCAAACGCCGGGCGGTGATGTAGATGAAGGGGCCGTCAAGCTCACCGTACGCACACTCGGGCGCGTAACAAGCCCGCAGCAGTTTAGCGACATTGTCATCGCCAAAGGGCCTGGAGGCTCCTTTATTCATGTGGGAGACGTCGCCCAGGTGGTGGATGGCACGGAAGAGCCGAGCACAGTGGCCGATTTGGTAGAGCCCGGAGTTTCACATCCCATTCCCACCGTGCTTCTCTCTATTCGCAAGCAGTCAGGGCTGAATACGGTGGCGACCGTGCAAGCGGTAAAGCAGCGATTGGCGGAGATCCGCCCCACATTGCCCCCCGGCTACAACATCCGCATTGTGCGCGATCAGTCCACCTATATTCTTGCCTCTACCAGAGAGGTGATGTCGCATCTGAAACTCGGTAGTCTGCTTGCGGCTCTGGTGGTGTTAGTGTTTTTATGGAACTTTCGCACGACGATCATCTCCGGTTTGGCCATCCCGGCCTCTATCATCAGCACTTTTGTGCTGCTTTATGCGATGGGCTTTACCCTTAACCTGCTCACACTACTTGGGCTTACTTTGGCCGTTGGCATCGTGATTGACGATGCGATTGTGGTTTTGGAAAATATCTATCGGTTTATCGAAGAGAAGGGGATGCGCCCCTTCGAGGCTGCCATCGAGGCTACGCGCGAGATCGGCTTAGCCGTACTTGCGACGACTTTATCTCTGGTGGCTATCTTTCTGCCGATCGCCTTTATGACGGGCATCACTGGGCGCTTCTTAAAATCTTTTGGCCTTACCATGGCCTTCTCTATCCTTGTATCGCTCTTTGTCTCCTTCAGCCTCACCCCCATGTTGGCCTCGCGATGGCTAAAACCGCGAGGCCTGCCTGGTGGCACAGATGCTCCAGAATGGATGCCTGTTGGCGTGCCGGGTGAGGAAGAGCCGACCGAGAAGCGCCTAGTGGCAACCTCAAAACAGCGTGGATTTTTCCATTGGATAGATACCACCTATACGGCTATTCTTAAATGGTGTTTAGGCGGTAAATGGGGATGGCACCGCATCTTTGTGTTGATCGCCTGTCTTCTTTCTCTGATGAGCATGGCGATCGTAGTACCCCTAGTTCCTAAAAACTTTTTGCCAGATAACGATCAATCCCAGTTTCAAATCTCCGTTCGCGCTCCTGAAGGCACAAGCCTCGTGGCCACACAGGCGCTCGCCGACCGAATCGCGCGTGAGACGCTGAAGCTGCCGGATGTCGAGTATGCGGTGGTTACCATCGGTGATAACCCACAGAAAACCCAAAATCTTGCCTCTATTTATGTTCAAATGAAACAGGTGGAGGATCGAACCGACGGTTATACCCAACAGGACGTTCAGCAGATGGTGCGGACTGAGATTCTTCCGAAATATGGCAACATTCGCGCCACCGCAGGCCCCATTCCGGCTTTCTCTTCGGGAGCGCCGCAAGCAGCTATCACCTACTCGCTATCAGGCCCCGATCTTAATCTATTGGCGCAATACTCGCAGCAGATTCTAACTAGGTTGAAGAAAATCCCGGGTGTCGTGGATGCCGATACCTCCCTCGTTCTCGGTGTGCCGGAAATAGACGTTGTCATCGACAGACAACGTGCTGCCGACTTGGGGGTATCCGTGGCCGATTTGGCCAATACACTGCACCTTCTGGTGGGCGATCAGCAGGTAACCGACTACTTTGAGGGCGGTGAGCAGTATGAGGTGCACATGCGAGCCGCTTTGCAATACCGCGATAATCCGGAGATTCTTAAGCAGCTAACGGTTCCTTCCACCACAGTGGGCAGCGTGCCCCTCGATCAGGTGGTGCATCTGGTGCAGACGACGGGGCCGGCGCAGATCAACCGCCTCAATCGCCAGCGAAATGTGCTGATCACCTGTAATATTCTGCCGGGCTATTCGCAGCAGGCGATAGGCGCCCAGATCGTGAAGATGTTCGATCAGATGCATCTTCCGCCTCAATACCGAATCATTCCGTTCGGCACGTCACGCGAGCTGATCCGAGCCTTTAAGGCGTTTGTGGTCGCCTTCCTCTTAGCCATTATCTTTATGTACCTCATTTTGGCCGCACAGTTTGAATCGTGGGTCTATCCGATTGCCATCATGAGCGCGCTGCCGCTTACGGCGCCATTCGCCTTCCTCTCGATCTACCTCTTCCATCGTACCGTGAATATCTTTTCGATTTTGGGCATCCTAGTGCTGTTTGGTGTGGTTAAAAAGAACGGCATTCTCCAAATTGACCACACCAACCAGCTGCGTGCCCGCGGTATGAACCGATTCGATGCCATCATACAGGCCAACCGCGATCGACTACGCCCTATTCTCATGACGACCATCGCGTTTGTGGCAGGGCTTATTCCTTTGGTGCTCTCAAAGGGAGCGGGAGCAGAGACCAATAAAGATATCGGCTACACGGTTATGGGAGGGCAGACGCTTTCCCTGTTGCTCACCCTGCTGGCGACACCGGTTATCTACTCGATTCTCGACGATCTGGCGATACTGTTCTACCGCGTGCGAGGCAGTGCGGCGGATGGGATAACGCAGCTTATTCGTCGCTTACGGCGAAGGTAG
- the murJ gene encoding murein biosynthesis integral membrane protein MurJ, which produces MSSTTPSQSAGITTASYHSRRLTSNTLIMMVGLLGSRIAGFIRERVIAHQFGQQYYTDIYNGSFTIPDLIFFLIAGGAISSAFIPVFSEYIHTGREREAWRIFSVVLFVMTVFIGVLIVLGEIFAPTLVLLTNPGFAHIPHKVEDTVRLTRILLPAQLCFFLGGLMMGTLTARNIFSGQILGPILYNVGIIFGGLFLTKRYGVAGLCWGAVGGAFFGNFVLQWIFVRATGGYLVTKNLLRYLRHPGVIQVFKLMLPVILGLALPQVSTIIGKMFASDLGNGAQSALMNANKLMHVPIALFGQAAGIAIFPVMAAQAARKEMAALRASVNFGLRAILFMSVPASILLYVLALPIIQFLLQTGKYSYEDALIAAAVLRCFAIGTFAWCAISVAARGFYAMQDTKTPVIIGTLVTFVLVGLNLVFFKLFDRHDQTHAVANIALTISITAILDMLALVYMLRIKLRGINGDRLMQSVLRTVLASGVAGIVCWVLRNALQGFFVQRQRYAFSINPGYRPHVTFEAFVIVTVCLTLSTVVYLGMALWLRMEEVNVLRRLFRRRAIASTN; this is translated from the coding sequence ATGTCGTCAACAACACCTTCTCAGAGCGCCGGCATCACCACGGCCTCCTACCACAGCCGTCGACTCACCTCCAATACGCTGATCATGATGGTGGGTCTGCTCGGCAGCCGAATCGCCGGCTTCATCCGAGAGCGCGTCATCGCGCATCAGTTTGGACAACAGTACTATACCGACATCTATAATGGCTCTTTTACAATACCCGATCTCATCTTTTTTCTCATCGCGGGAGGAGCTATTTCAAGCGCTTTTATCCCCGTCTTCAGCGAGTACATCCATACCGGCAGAGAGCGTGAGGCCTGGCGCATCTTCAGTGTTGTGTTGTTTGTGATGACAGTTTTCATTGGGGTACTTATTGTGTTGGGCGAAATTTTCGCGCCAACGCTGGTGCTGCTAACAAATCCTGGTTTTGCGCACATCCCGCATAAAGTAGAGGATACCGTGCGCCTTACCCGGATCCTTCTGCCCGCTCAGCTCTGTTTCTTTCTCGGCGGACTTATGATGGGCACGCTTACCGCGCGCAATATCTTTAGTGGACAGATCCTCGGCCCTATTCTCTACAATGTTGGAATCATCTTTGGAGGGCTCTTTCTCACCAAACGCTATGGGGTAGCAGGGCTTTGCTGGGGGGCGGTGGGAGGAGCCTTCTTCGGGAATTTCGTGCTGCAATGGATTTTTGTGCGGGCTACCGGCGGCTATCTTGTAACCAAAAATCTGCTGCGGTATCTGCGCCATCCCGGCGTCATTCAGGTGTTTAAGCTGATGTTGCCGGTCATTTTAGGGCTGGCATTGCCGCAGGTCTCCACAATTATTGGAAAGATGTTTGCCTCCGACCTCGGTAACGGAGCACAGTCCGCGCTTATGAACGCAAATAAGTTGATGCACGTACCCATTGCCCTTTTTGGTCAGGCAGCTGGTATTGCTATCTTTCCAGTAATGGCAGCACAGGCGGCACGCAAAGAGATGGCCGCCCTGAGGGCAAGTGTCAACTTTGGACTGCGTGCCATTCTCTTTATGAGCGTTCCGGCCTCCATCTTGCTTTATGTGCTGGCGCTGCCCATCATTCAGTTCTTGCTGCAAACAGGCAAGTATAGCTATGAAGATGCCCTTATCGCCGCAGCGGTGCTGCGCTGTTTTGCGATTGGTACTTTTGCTTGGTGCGCCATTAGCGTGGCCGCACGGGGTTTCTATGCCATGCAAGACACCAAAACGCCCGTGATCATAGGGACGCTGGTAACTTTCGTGTTGGTGGGGCTGAATTTGGTCTTCTTCAAGCTATTCGATCGTCACGACCAGACTCACGCCGTAGCCAATATTGCTCTCACCATCTCGATAACCGCCATTCTTGATATGCTCGCATTGGTCTATATGCTGCGGATAAAGTTGCGTGGCATCAACGGAGATAGGCTCATGCAGTCCGTACTGCGAACCGTGTTGGCCTCCGGCGTTGCCGGCATCGTCTGTTGGGTGCTACGCAACGCCTTGCAGGGGTTCTTCGTGCAAAGACAACGGTACGCTTTCTCTATAAACCCCGGCTACCGACCGCATGTAACCTTCGAGGCCTTTGTTATCGTTACGGTCTGTTTAACGCTCTCCACAGTGGTCTATTTGGGAATGGCGCTTTGGCTTCGCATGGAGGAGGTGAACGTCTTAAGGCGTCTCTTTCGCCGAAGAGCGATAGCTTCTACGAACTGA